Proteins co-encoded in one Babylonia areolata isolate BAREFJ2019XMU chromosome 5, ASM4173473v1, whole genome shotgun sequence genomic window:
- the LOC143281918 gene encoding uncharacterized protein LOC143281918 produces MVPATTLGAALVMAGTNILGAALVMARATTLGAALVMARANILGAALVMARANILGAALVMARATILGEALVMVPANILGETLVMAPANILGAALVMARATILGAALVMARANILGAALVMAGTNILGAALVMARANILGEALVMARASILGAALVMAGTNILGAALVMARATILGEALVMARANILGAALVMARATILGAALVMARASILGAALVMARANILGAALVMVPANILGAALVMARATILGAALVMARASILGAALVIVSCC; encoded by the coding sequence ATGGTACCAGCCACCACCCTCGGGGCAGCCTTGGTCATGGCAGGAACCAACATCCTCGGGGCAGCCTTGGTCATGGCACGAGCCACCACCCTCGGGGCAGCCTTGGTCATGGCACGAGCCAACATCCTCGGGGCAGCCTTGGTCATGGCACGAGCCAACATCCTCGGGGCAGCCTTGGTCATGGCACGAGCCACCATCCTCGGGGAAGCCTTGGTCATGGTACCAGCCAACATCCTCGGGGAAACCTTGGTCATGGCACCAGCCAACATCCTCGGGGCAGCCTTGGTCATGGCACGAGCCACCATCCTCGGGGCAGCCTTGGTCATGGCACGAGCCAACATCCTCGGGGCAGCCTTGGTCATGGCAGGAACCAACATCCTCGGGGCAGCCTTGGTCATGGCACGAGCCAACATCCTCGGGGAAGCCTTGGTCATGGCACGAGCCAGCATCCTCGGGGCAGCCTTGGTCATGGCAGGAACCAACATCCTCGGGGCAGCCTTGGTCATGGCACGAGCCACCATCCTCGGGGAAGCCTTGGTCATGGCACGAGCCAACATCCTCGGGGCAGCCTTGGTCATGGCACGAGCCACCATCCTCGGGGCAGCCTTGGTCATGGCACGAGCCAGCATCCTCGGGGCAGCCTTGGTCATGGCACGAGCCAACATCCTCGGGGCAGCCTTGGTCATGGTACCAGCCAACATCCTCGGGGCAGCCTTGGTCATGGCACGAGCCACCATCCTCGGGGCAGCCTTGGTCATGGCACGAGCCAGCATCCTCGGGGCAGCCTTGGtcattgtttcttgttgttag